In the genome of Hymenobacter taeanensis, one region contains:
- a CDS encoding efflux RND transporter permease subunit, producing the protein MPLRKLSYSILLVLALLSAVSVYFVAQLRFNYNFNDFYPAGDPDLDYYQQYSGRFGNDNDYVLLGLEAPAGRTVFEPQFLTRVDSLTRFIQARPHVVHVTSPTNATNPVVEGLGVFNIPYLHPEEPARRAQDSALVYRTLGLVGNLIAQDARAVTILLQTSPNLSKPPGDSLLTAVRTELSRQGVAEADYHLAGKLVAQSVFVDRLQRELMVFMSLSVVLVTGLLWFTFRTWWGVVLPLVVVLGAILWGLGLMSACGVSIDLMTALLPVMLFVVGMSDTIHIITRYVTELGYGTSKRDSLLITLKESGFGSGLSALTTSIGFFTLMTSTIRPIYNFGLFTGISVLLTFVLSFTLLPAMLMLLRKPQLRIPREEGHSWDGVLGRMFRTVLARRQWVVAISALLLIGSVASASRIRINSALLDDLSKNDPVKLDFRFFEDHFAGVRPFELDLKPAPGRSIYDLQVLRQTEQIESYLTQEYGLSFVASPVTLVKSVRKAFNGGLLEEYRLPDSDAELKRLVSRIKLFRKKPEFRALVLPDASEGRLTGRMPDVGSIRADKLNADLRQFLRQHSDSTVLQTRLTGSANLIDKNNENLTLNMITGMSIDIVMVTLIVLALFRSLRMTLVVLIPNLVPILIVAGVMGLAGVHMKVSTSIIFTIAFGIAVDDTIHFISKLKLTLLKERSLFKAVRKTYLMAGKAVIVTSLILVGGFSTLIFSSFDGTFYVGLLIGLTLLFGVVAELTLLPILILAFYKHRPKEIRQPVPALGG; encoded by the coding sequence ATGCCCCTCCGCAAACTCAGTTATAGTATTCTGCTCGTCCTGGCCCTGCTATCGGCCGTGAGCGTGTACTTCGTGGCGCAGCTGCGCTTCAACTACAACTTCAACGATTTCTACCCCGCCGGCGACCCTGATCTGGACTATTACCAGCAGTACTCCGGCCGGTTCGGCAACGACAACGATTACGTGCTGCTAGGCCTGGAGGCCCCGGCCGGGCGCACCGTATTTGAGCCGCAGTTCCTGACCCGCGTTGACTCTCTCACGCGCTTCATTCAGGCCCGGCCGCACGTGGTGCACGTTACCTCACCCACTAACGCTACCAACCCTGTGGTTGAGGGACTGGGCGTATTCAACATCCCCTACCTCCACCCCGAGGAACCCGCGCGCCGCGCCCAGGATTCGGCGCTGGTGTACCGCACGCTGGGCCTCGTGGGCAACCTCATCGCCCAGGATGCCCGCGCCGTTACCATCCTGCTGCAAACTTCCCCCAACCTCAGCAAGCCCCCCGGCGACTCGCTCTTGACCGCGGTGCGCACTGAGCTAAGCCGTCAGGGCGTTGCCGAAGCCGATTATCATTTGGCCGGTAAGCTGGTGGCACAGTCGGTGTTCGTGGATCGGCTGCAGCGGGAGCTGATGGTGTTTATGTCGCTGTCGGTGGTGCTCGTGACGGGGCTCTTGTGGTTTACCTTCCGGACGTGGTGGGGCGTGGTGCTGCCGTTGGTGGTAGTGCTGGGCGCAATTCTATGGGGTCTGGGGCTGATGTCGGCGTGCGGGGTAAGCATTGACCTGATGACGGCCCTGCTGCCGGTGATGCTGTTTGTGGTGGGCATGTCGGATACCATCCACATCATTACGCGCTACGTTACGGAGCTGGGCTACGGCACTTCCAAGCGCGATTCGCTGCTGATTACGCTCAAAGAGTCGGGCTTTGGTTCGGGGCTTTCGGCCCTTACCACAAGCATTGGCTTTTTCACCCTGATGACCAGCACCATCCGCCCGATTTACAACTTCGGGCTGTTTACGGGTATCTCGGTACTGCTCACCTTCGTGCTGAGCTTTACGCTGCTGCCGGCCATGCTCATGCTGCTGCGCAAGCCTCAGCTGCGGATTCCGCGCGAGGAGGGCCACAGCTGGGACGGGGTGCTGGGCCGCATGTTCCGGACGGTGCTGGCCCGCCGCCAGTGGGTAGTGGCCATTAGTGCCCTGCTCCTGATTGGTTCGGTGGCCTCGGCCTCGCGCATACGCATCAACTCGGCCCTGCTCGACGACCTCTCCAAAAACGACCCCGTGAAGCTGGATTTCCGGTTTTTCGAAGACCACTTCGCCGGCGTGCGCCCCTTCGAGCTCGACCTTAAACCCGCTCCCGGCCGCTCTATCTACGACCTGCAGGTGCTGCGCCAGACCGAGCAGATTGAGAGCTACCTCACCCAGGAGTACGGCCTCAGCTTCGTGGCCTCACCGGTTACGCTGGTGAAATCAGTGCGCAAGGCCTTCAATGGTGGCTTACTCGAAGAATACCGCCTACCCGACTCCGATGCGGAGCTGAAACGCCTGGTTTCCCGAATTAAGCTGTTCCGCAAGAAGCCAGAGTTTCGGGCCCTCGTGCTGCCTGATGCCTCCGAGGGCCGCCTAACCGGCCGCATGCCCGACGTAGGCAGCATCAGAGCCGATAAGCTCAACGCCGACCTGCGCCAGTTCCTGCGCCAGCACTCCGACTCTACCGTACTGCAAACCCGCCTCACCGGCTCGGCCAACCTCATCGACAAGAACAATGAGAACCTCACCCTGAATATGATTACCGGGATGAGCATTGATATCGTAATGGTCACGCTCATTGTGCTGGCCCTGTTCCGGAGCCTGCGCATGACGCTGGTAGTGCTTATTCCCAACCTGGTGCCCATTCTGATTGTGGCGGGCGTGATGGGCCTGGCGGGCGTGCACATGAAGGTGAGTACCAGTATCATCTTTACCATTGCCTTTGGTATTGCCGTTGATGATACTATCCACTTCATCAGCAAACTCAAACTCACGCTTTTGAAGGAACGCAGCCTGTTTAAAGCAGTACGCAAAACCTATCTCATGGCTGGTAAAGCCGTTATTGTCACCTCCCTCATTCTGGTAGGCGGTTTCTCCACGCTCATCTTCTCTTCCTTCGATGGCACCTTCTACGTTGGCTTGCTCATCGGGCTCACGCTGCTCTTTGGCGTAGTAGCCGAACTCACCCTGCTGCCCATCCTGATTCTTGCCTTCTATAAGCACCGCCCCAAGGAAATCCGGCAGCCAGTGCCAGCCCTCGGCGGGTAG
- a CDS encoding alpha/beta fold hydrolase — MDILRRHCVSTYGAAGPPLLFGHGFGTDQQAWRYVAPAFAARHQVVLFDLVGAGRSDVSAYDFARYQTLDGYVGDLLELIRTLKLPKVVYVGHSVSGIIGVLAAIQEPELFERLVLVAASPCYLNDGDYRGGYDAADLEEVLGFLDRDYRGWSHAMVPNLVGGDMRAELVEEVLQSFVEVKPTIARQFARAAFLSDYRAELSKVQVPALVVQCAQDTVAPSEVGQYLHAHLAGSQLEILNTTGHYPHLNAPVATISSLERYLASA, encoded by the coding sequence ATGGATATTCTTCGTCGTCATTGTGTTTCTACGTACGGTGCTGCCGGGCCGCCCCTGCTTTTTGGCCATGGCTTTGGCACTGACCAGCAAGCCTGGCGCTACGTAGCACCAGCATTTGCCGCCCGGCACCAGGTAGTACTGTTTGATTTGGTAGGGGCCGGCCGCTCCGATGTCTCGGCATATGATTTTGCCCGCTACCAAACCCTTGATGGCTACGTGGGGGATTTACTGGAGCTAATCCGCACGTTGAAGCTCCCTAAAGTGGTGTATGTAGGCCACTCAGTGAGTGGCATAATCGGGGTGCTGGCGGCCATTCAGGAGCCTGAGCTGTTTGAGCGGCTGGTGCTGGTGGCGGCTTCTCCGTGCTACCTGAACGATGGCGACTACCGGGGCGGCTATGACGCTGCGGACTTAGAAGAGGTGCTGGGATTCCTCGACCGGGACTACCGCGGGTGGTCACACGCCATGGTTCCCAATCTAGTGGGTGGAGATATGCGGGCGGAGCTGGTTGAGGAAGTGCTCCAGAGCTTTGTGGAGGTTAAGCCAACCATTGCCCGGCAATTTGCGCGTGCCGCCTTCCTCTCTGACTATCGCGCCGAGCTCTCAAAGGTGCAGGTGCCAGCGCTGGTGGTGCAGTGCGCGCAGGATACCGTGGCCCCTTCTGAGGTAGGCCAGTACCTGCATGCGCACCTTGCCGGAAGCCAATTGGAAATTCTGAACACCACGGGGCATTACCCGCACCTGAACGCGCCGGTAGCCACTATTTCCTCGTTAGAGCGGTACTTGGCTTCTGCCTAG
- a CDS encoding SWIM zinc finger family protein, whose amino-acid sequence MTWTEAQARALITDAGTLKRGQELAAPTNWSHLGQTATAAWGECKGSGSKPYQTGLDLTEPAFKCSCPSRVFPCKHGAALLLLLARQPQLLSGTTPPPWLQEWLHKRQQTQGKKAVQTAPEETLLAAPSLAPATTADAELARQKREAQRLSRMQQGAEELETWLADLMRAGLATAESQPLSFWENQAARLVDNQLPGLAAVLRELPSLRHQGPTWPELLLGQVGELYLLTRTTRNLGQLPAETRREVLQQLGVTSKKEEVLATQPAVTDQWLVLSQTTTQEERLLVRRSWLQGQTTSRYALVVEFSFGGQAFTTSLVPEGRFAGSVTFYPSLFPLRAVPGELTFVGTSTLAPVGSTTPDELLEAYAAGLAQLPWLQELPVLLSGGVPLQTTTGAWALQFPAAAAPAKASASVIPDASSVPTGLPAPTAPPKLNDILMPLACDELHGWQLRAVSGGYPLTVFGEWTGAALRPLAHWPSPLTAPFSA is encoded by the coding sequence TTGACCTGGACCGAAGCACAGGCCCGCGCCCTTATTACTGATGCTGGCACGCTTAAACGCGGCCAGGAGCTTGCCGCCCCCACGAACTGGAGCCACCTGGGCCAGACCGCCACTGCTGCATGGGGTGAGTGCAAAGGCAGCGGCAGCAAGCCCTATCAAACCGGCCTCGACCTCACGGAGCCTGCTTTTAAGTGCTCCTGCCCCAGCCGGGTATTTCCGTGCAAGCACGGCGCCGCCCTGCTCCTGCTGCTGGCTCGCCAGCCCCAGCTGCTCAGCGGTACCACTCCACCGCCCTGGCTGCAGGAGTGGCTACATAAGCGCCAGCAAACGCAAGGCAAAAAGGCCGTACAAACTGCGCCGGAAGAGACTTTACTGGCTGCACCCAGCCTGGCTCCTGCCACCACCGCCGATGCTGAGCTAGCACGCCAGAAACGAGAGGCACAACGCCTGAGCCGAATGCAGCAGGGCGCTGAAGAGCTGGAAACCTGGCTAGCAGATCTTATGCGGGCCGGGCTAGCTACGGCCGAAAGTCAGCCGCTCAGCTTCTGGGAAAACCAGGCGGCGCGGCTGGTTGATAATCAATTGCCGGGGCTAGCCGCCGTACTGCGCGAGCTGCCCAGTCTGCGCCACCAAGGCCCCACCTGGCCGGAGCTACTGCTAGGCCAGGTAGGGGAACTGTACCTGCTAACCCGCACCACCCGCAACCTAGGGCAGTTGCCTGCTGAAACCCGCCGAGAAGTGCTGCAGCAACTTGGCGTGACTAGCAAAAAAGAAGAAGTTCTCGCCACGCAGCCCGCCGTTACTGATCAGTGGCTGGTATTAAGTCAGACTACCACGCAGGAGGAGCGCCTGCTGGTGCGCCGTTCCTGGTTGCAGGGCCAAACAACCAGCCGCTATGCCCTGGTGGTAGAGTTTTCCTTTGGAGGTCAGGCTTTCACTACGTCCCTGGTACCAGAGGGCCGCTTTGCTGGCAGCGTAACATTTTACCCAAGCCTGTTTCCGCTGCGGGCAGTACCCGGTGAGCTCACTTTTGTGGGCACCAGCACCCTGGCCCCAGTAGGCAGCACCACGCCCGATGAGTTGCTGGAGGCTTACGCGGCCGGGCTAGCCCAGCTGCCGTGGCTGCAAGAGCTGCCAGTGCTGCTGAGCGGCGGGGTGCCACTACAAACCACCACCGGTGCCTGGGCACTTCAGTTTCCGGCCGCCGCTGCACCTGCTAAAGCCTCTGCATCTGTCATTCCTGATGCCTCCAGCGTTCCTACTGGCCTACCGGCCCCTACCGCGCCCCCTAAGCTCAACGACATCCTCATGCCTCTGGCCTGCGATGAGCTTCATGGCTGGCAGTTGCGCGCGGTGAGTGGTGGCTATCCGCTCACGGTATTTGGCGAATGGACGGGGGCCGCCCTGCGTCCGCTTGCCCACTGGCCTAGTCCCCTTACCGCTCCTTTCTCTGCCTGA
- a CDS encoding DUF5691 domain-containing protein, which produces MPEPHSTTSPGPTVQPSADWQRLLRVALLGTRQIPDALPTGGLTLPAAPTDPDHREKQALAAAGALSLVRKAGYHFVPAPVATPGAAPAPPDTAPPLGTQGAQLLQQLLEGTHQTLLVGFLEDMYTQGRRVPHALLVPLLELARTRRELHGPAAQVLGERGTWLAKQHPGWLPMLVSTNATPASTTWETGTTAERASFLSQLRSTAPVQARELLAAVLPQEPAKNQVHLLETLRTGLSANDMPLLEQYLASKNKDVRLVVRPLLAKVPGSRLLERVWQRAEPLIRLKTSLLTKKLVVELPDQPWEKTWLADGLEQHDSRFQGDRATLLGQMLSLIPPQRWTTHFRLTTPKLLDLAANTEWGALLISGWAEAAILHQDASWAAALLEWLYEKPRKLPPLQALGRLMAQLSPAQFTSLLLPLLAAAPNFSPEVRWLPVLLQGSAPWSETLTRRVVEVLLEALVRPEQLHRMHYAASQLFEHMAQVVPASQYVLCARSLEPLLHDVPYVHNSLSRLLSTLHFRQQLTEALTEPPGLD; this is translated from the coding sequence ATGCCGGAGCCTCATTCCACCACTTCCCCAGGCCCAACCGTGCAACCCAGCGCCGACTGGCAGCGGCTGCTGCGCGTGGCCTTGCTAGGAACCCGCCAGATTCCCGATGCTCTGCCGACTGGTGGCCTGACGTTGCCCGCCGCACCCACCGACCCCGACCACCGAGAAAAACAGGCTCTGGCGGCGGCTGGGGCCTTATCACTGGTGCGCAAAGCAGGCTACCACTTTGTGCCGGCCCCAGTAGCAACTCCGGGCGCAGCACCAGCCCCCCCCGATACTGCCCCGCCGCTTGGTACCCAGGGCGCGCAGTTGCTACAGCAGCTGCTAGAGGGCACGCACCAAACGTTGCTTGTTGGCTTTCTAGAAGACATGTATACCCAGGGCCGGCGGGTACCGCATGCGCTGCTGGTGCCTTTGCTGGAGCTGGCCCGCACCCGCCGCGAGCTGCACGGTCCCGCCGCGCAGGTGCTGGGTGAGCGGGGTACCTGGCTGGCAAAGCAGCACCCGGGTTGGCTGCCTATGCTGGTAAGCACTAACGCTACGCCTGCTAGTACCACCTGGGAAACGGGCACCACCGCCGAGCGAGCTTCCTTTCTGAGTCAGCTCCGGAGCACCGCGCCAGTTCAGGCGCGGGAGCTGCTGGCGGCAGTTCTTCCACAGGAACCCGCCAAAAACCAGGTCCACTTGCTGGAAACCCTGCGTACAGGGCTGTCGGCCAACGACATGCCGTTGCTGGAGCAGTATCTCGCGTCAAAAAACAAGGATGTGCGACTCGTGGTGCGCCCCCTGTTGGCGAAGGTGCCGGGCAGTAGGCTGCTTGAGCGGGTGTGGCAGCGCGCTGAGCCACTTATTCGGTTAAAAACCTCTCTCCTCACCAAGAAGCTGGTGGTAGAGCTTCCAGACCAGCCCTGGGAAAAAACCTGGTTGGCCGATGGTCTTGAGCAGCACGACAGCCGTTTTCAAGGCGACCGGGCTACTTTGCTAGGCCAGATGCTGTCCCTCATTCCGCCCCAGCGCTGGACAACCCACTTCCGGCTCACTACTCCTAAACTGCTAGACCTGGCAGCCAATACAGAGTGGGGGGCGCTGCTCATTAGTGGCTGGGCCGAGGCGGCCATTTTGCACCAGGATGCCAGCTGGGCCGCTGCCCTATTAGAATGGCTTTACGAGAAGCCCCGGAAGCTGCCCCCTCTACAGGCTCTTGGGAGGCTGATGGCCCAACTCTCCCCTGCCCAATTCACCAGCCTGCTTTTGCCCCTACTGGCAGCTGCTCCAAACTTCAGCCCTGAGGTGCGCTGGCTACCCGTGCTTCTGCAGGGCTCCGCTCCGTGGTCGGAAACCCTGACGCGCCGGGTTGTAGAAGTGCTGCTTGAGGCACTCGTTCGGCCTGAGCAGTTGCACCGCATGCATTACGCCGCCAGTCAGCTATTCGAGCATATGGCCCAGGTGGTGCCGGCTAGCCAGTACGTCCTTTGCGCCCGTAGCCTGGAGCCACTCCTGCATGACGTGCCTTACGTCCATAACAGTCTTTCCCGTCTGCTCAGCACGCTCCATTTCCGCCAGCAGCT